One Desulfovibrio fairfieldensis genomic window carries:
- a CDS encoding ATP-binding protein, with product MSMIRPHSYPFSAIVGQEALKEALLLNVVNPGIGGVLVRGEKGTAKSTAVRALAAILPEMDVVRGCPCACDPDDADTLCPLCREMLSSTGELPREQRRVRVTELPVGAGEDRVVGSLDMEAALADGRRRFEHGLLAAANRGILYVDEVNLLDDHLVDVLLDAAAMGVNTVEREGLSWSHPARFTLVGTMNPEEGELRPQLLDRFGLCVEVRGMAEPEQRMAVMTRRMDFERDPVEFCERWQEKDRTLAESVMTARRLLSDVQADEACMRAVVEQAIAAQVDGHRADIVMLKTAKTLVALDGRREVRLEDVHKAASLVLPHRMRRKPFEAVGGTRP from the coding sequence ATGAGCATGATCCGGCCGCATTCCTACCCGTTTTCCGCCATTGTGGGACAGGAGGCTTTAAAGGAGGCGCTGCTGCTCAATGTGGTCAATCCCGGCATCGGCGGCGTATTAGTGCGCGGAGAAAAGGGCACGGCCAAATCTACCGCGGTGCGGGCTCTGGCGGCCATTCTGCCCGAGATGGACGTGGTGCGGGGCTGTCCCTGCGCCTGCGACCCTGACGACGCGGACACGCTGTGCCCGCTGTGCCGTGAAATGCTTTCCTCTACCGGCGAATTGCCCAGGGAACAACGGCGGGTGCGCGTGACCGAACTGCCCGTGGGAGCCGGCGAAGACCGCGTGGTAGGCTCGCTGGATATGGAAGCGGCCTTGGCCGACGGCCGCCGCCGTTTCGAGCACGGCCTGCTGGCCGCCGCAAACAGGGGCATCCTCTATGTGGACGAGGTGAACCTGCTGGACGACCATCTGGTGGACGTGCTTCTGGACGCTGCGGCCATGGGCGTAAATACCGTGGAACGTGAAGGGCTTTCATGGTCGCATCCGGCGCGTTTCACCCTGGTGGGCACAATGAATCCGGAAGAAGGCGAACTGCGGCCGCAATTACTGGACCGTTTCGGTCTTTGCGTGGAAGTGCGCGGCATGGCTGAGCCGGAACAGCGCATGGCTGTCATGACCCGTCGTATGGACTTTGAACGCGATCCGGTGGAATTTTGCGAACGCTGGCAGGAAAAGGACAGGACTCTAGCTGAAAGCGTCATGACGGCCCGCCGCCTGCTATCGGATGTACAAGCCGACGAGGCCTGCATGCGCGCCGTGGTGGAACAAGCCATTGCCGCCCAGGTGGATGGTCATCGCGCCGACATCGTTATGCTCAAAACCGCTAAAACCCTCGTGGCCCTGGATGGGCGCAGGGAAGTCCGGCTGGAGGACGTGCACAAAGCGGCCTCTTTGGTCCTTCCGCACCGGATGCGCCGCAAACCTTTTGAGGCGGTGGGCGGGACTCGCCCATGA
- a CDS encoding magnesium chelatase subunit D family protein → MNAAAPSRHLFPFTALTGQPLMRRALLANALCPDIGGVLLRGQKGTAKSTAVRALAKLLPSVSVVANCPWRCSPQGPLCPDCARAAARGPLPVDVVCAPLITLPLSATEDRLTGGLDTEAALRGGRRVVQPGLLAAAHQGMLYVDEINLLPDQLVDLLLDVCSSGVNKLERDGCTVGHAACFALIGSMNPEEGPLRPQLLDRFGLCVDVLAPEDPFLRLEILRRREAFDAAPVLFKAQWETAQKALADQLREGRNLLPGLRVPEALLRDIVLLVAEARCAGHRGELALLRTARALAALDGCTTVRGEHVQEAAVMALTHRRRMSAPSAHESKERKEAPKPGQEKQRKADGQTLHGQAQPPDIAGGDIVGRDGISHEPDLPAGTEREQIFAAGSPYQVRPLRPPMDKRLRNGSGRHSRTRTAQKSGRCVGYSARPLLQGMPPDIALEPTIRAAALRIAVHEENIRPPLRVRVRPDDWRYKRRERHMGNLIVFAVDASSSMGAASRMREVKSAVLSLLLHAYQKRDQVSLVAFRGQRGQTLLQPTGSVELASKELQDLPTGGRTPLADGLREARRVIGNALRKNPDTRPILVVISDGRANVTPSLETGSALDAALDEARRIARDARVYSLVVDVEQGGLLQFGQARQLAEVMGAGYLPVEALRASTLMGLVRSIAE, encoded by the coding sequence ATGAACGCGGCAGCGCCCTCACGGCATCTGTTTCCCTTTACTGCGCTGACGGGCCAGCCCCTCATGCGCCGCGCGTTGCTGGCAAACGCACTGTGCCCGGATATCGGCGGCGTCTTGCTGCGTGGTCAGAAAGGCACGGCGAAATCCACGGCGGTGCGTGCACTGGCGAAACTTTTGCCGTCTGTTTCCGTGGTGGCGAACTGCCCGTGGCGCTGCTCTCCGCAGGGTCCGCTCTGCCCGGACTGCGCGCGGGCGGCGGCAAGAGGTCCCTTGCCTGTGGATGTCGTATGCGCTCCCCTTATAACGCTGCCGCTTTCCGCCACGGAGGACAGGCTGACAGGCGGCCTGGATACCGAAGCGGCTTTGCGTGGCGGTCGGCGCGTGGTTCAGCCGGGCCTGCTGGCAGCCGCCCATCAGGGCATGCTGTATGTGGATGAAATCAATCTACTCCCCGACCAGCTTGTTGATTTGCTGCTGGATGTCTGCTCCAGCGGCGTCAACAAGCTGGAACGCGACGGCTGTACTGTTGGACATGCCGCCTGTTTTGCCCTGATCGGGAGCATGAATCCCGAAGAAGGCCCCCTGCGTCCGCAACTACTGGACCGTTTCGGGCTGTGCGTGGATGTGCTGGCCCCGGAAGATCCGTTCCTGAGACTGGAAATCCTGCGGCGGAGAGAAGCCTTTGACGCCGCCCCCGTACTGTTCAAGGCACAATGGGAGACGGCTCAAAAGGCTCTGGCCGACCAACTGCGAGAGGGGCGTAATCTGCTGCCCGGACTGCGTGTGCCGGAAGCGCTTCTGAGAGATATTGTCCTGTTGGTCGCGGAAGCGCGTTGCGCCGGGCACAGGGGTGAGCTGGCACTGTTGCGCACAGCGCGGGCTCTGGCCGCGCTGGACGGCTGTACTACCGTACGCGGCGAGCATGTGCAGGAAGCCGCTGTCATGGCTCTGACTCACCGGCGGCGTATGAGCGCTCCTTCCGCCCATGAGTCGAAAGAACGCAAGGAAGCGCCAAAGCCGGGACAGGAGAAGCAGCGAAAGGCAGATGGACAAACCCTCCACGGGCAAGCTCAGCCTCCCGACATAGCGGGCGGGGATATCGTTGGCCGTGATGGGATATCCCACGAGCCTGACCTTCCGGCAGGCACGGAGCGCGAACAAATTTTCGCTGCGGGCAGTCCCTATCAGGTGAGGCCGCTGCGACCGCCCATGGACAAACGTCTGCGTAACGGCTCCGGCCGCCACAGCCGGACGCGTACCGCGCAGAAAAGTGGACGTTGCGTCGGTTATTCAGCGCGTCCGCTCCTGCAAGGCATGCCGCCGGACATAGCTCTGGAACCCACAATCCGGGCCGCAGCCCTGCGAATAGCCGTGCATGAAGAAAACATCAGGCCGCCTCTGCGTGTGCGTGTACGACCTGATGATTGGCGCTATAAACGTCGAGAACGTCATATGGGCAATCTCATTGTCTTCGCCGTGGACGCCTCCAGCTCCATGGGCGCAGCCAGCCGCATGCGTGAGGTCAAAAGCGCCGTCCTGTCTCTCCTGCTGCATGCCTATCAAAAACGGGATCAGGTTTCGCTGGTGGCCTTTCGCGGCCAACGGGGCCAAACGCTGCTGCAGCCCACAGGCAGCGTAGAACTTGCTTCAAAGGAACTGCAGGATCTGCCTACCGGAGGGCGCACGCCTCTTGCCGACGGCCTGAGGGAAGCCAGACGCGTTATTGGCAACGCCTTGCGGAAAAATCCGGACACCCGGCCGATTCTGGTCGTTATTTCAGACGGCAGAGCTAATGTTACGCCTTCCCTGGAGACAGGTTCGGCTCTGGACGCAGCTTTGGACGAAGCCCGCCGTATCGCACGGGATGCGCGCGTGTATTCTCTGGTCGTTGACGTGGAGCAGGGAGGACTGCTGCAGTTCGGCCAAGCCCGGCAACTGGCGGAAGTCATGGGAGCTGGATATCTGCCGGTGGAGGCTCTGCGCGCCTCCACACTGATGGGCCTTGTACGGAGCATCGCTG